TAAATTCCAGCACCTAATATGGTTCCAAGTCCATAAAAGGCCAGCAGTGTTAATGATAAAGTCCGTTTTAAGTGCATTACTCCCCCATTTTATCTGGAGATATCTATAGTCGTAGAACAAGTCTTCATTTTTGTTTGCTTACTTTTTTATTTTTCGCCGGTTACTAAATAGATAGTGAAATTAAATTGATATTCACCATGATATTTGGCTTGGCATTCATTATCGTAATATTGAACCATAGCTTCGTTGATTTTTTGTATCTCTTCATTGGGCAATTGTCCTTGATAAAAAGCAATTCCATTGACGAATTTCCTGAAAACATCCAGGGAAGGGAGGGTAATGGATTGTCGGCATAGCTTTACTTTTAGCTCCTGACAGCTTAACGACTCCAGTTTTTTTTCCAGATTGTTTAAGTGAGAATAATCTACAGGAGGGATAAAATCATGCAAGGATGTAAACTGTCCTGATTTTTTTAATGCGTAATAACTCATGATAAACGGATCGTCTCCTGCTGGAAAAAGAGTGAGAAATTTCCCTCCGGGTTTCAATGCGTTAACGATATTTAAAAATGCTTTTTGAATATTGGCACATGCCCATTGCAAACACCAAAAAGAGACAACATAGTCAAATTGTGCGTGAAAGTCCATTGTGAGTACATCCGCTTTCTGGACTGAAAAGTTAGGATATTCCTTACTCATGCCTTGGGCTAAATCTAACATATTCTCGGAAGCGTCTATGCCTAATACAGAACCTTGAGGTACTTTCATAAGAATGTTTTTTGTAAAAGCGCCATTACCGCAGCCAATATCCAATATTCTATCTGTGGGATTTACTTTCAGGTACGATAAATATTCTTCGGCAACAGTCGCTTGAATATAAGAGCCAATGGCATAGTCATTGGCGGGCCACTCACGTTTTGACATACGTATTCCTTTCTTCTGAGATGGTTATTTATTCCATAATTGTTCAGAGTCATCATTGTTCATGATACATCAGGGATAGTCCCTAAAATAGATCATGAATTCGTTTATGAATAGTTTTTTATTGAGATGAATGAATTAAATCAATTATAGTGAGCACTGTAAAAAAATCAGGATGTGTTTACTTCAACTTATGAAAAGGAGTCAGGTATGTTCAACCAGAGTCAGCAAAAAATTGTTTGTGTGCTTTATGATGATCCCAAGGGTGGCTTTCCTCCAAACTATGCCAGAGAATCGATTCCAGAATTGGATCAATATCCTGATGGTCAAAGCCTCCCTGCCCCTGATTCGATTGATTTTATTCCAGGTGAAATGCTAGGTTCTGTTAGTGGTGAATTGGGACTGAGAAAATTTCTTGAAAGCAACGGACATCAATTTATAGTAACTTCTGATAAGGATGGCCCTGATTCAGTATTTGCCAGAGAATTAAAAGACGCGACTGTCGTCATTTCCCAACCTTTTTGGCCAGCTTATTTAACTCGTGGTCGTATTGAGAGCGCTCCTAAACTTAAGCTGGCAATTACAGCAGGTATTGGTTCAGATCATGTCGATTTGCAAGCGGCCATGGAACATAATATCACCGTTTGTGAAGTCACCTATTGTAACAGCATCAGCGTTGCTGAACATACAGTGATGATGATTTTGGCCTTGGTACGGGATTTTATTCCCCAATACAACACAGTAATTGATGGCGGTTGGAATATCGCGGATTGCGTCAGTCGTTCTTATGATTTGGAAGGCATGAAAGTGGGATGTGTTGCTGCAGGCCGAATTGGATTAGCTGTTTTAAGACGTTTAAAGCCGTTTGCTGTAAAACTGCATTATACCGACAGGCATAGACTACCAGTGCAATTGGAACAGGAACTGAATTTGACTTATCACTCCTCTGTTGAATCCATGGTGAAAGTCTGTGATGTGGTATCGATTCATTGTCCATTGCATTCGGAAACAGAATACCTTTTTGATGAGCGGTTAATAAAACAGATGAGACGTGGTTCTTATTTAATCAATACCGCCCGGGGGAAAATATGCGATCAACTCGCTGTAGCTAATGCTCTGGAATCTGGACATTTGGCAGGTTATGCCGGAGATGTCTGGTTTCCACAACCTCCTGCCCAAAACCATCCATGGCGATCGATGCCACATCACGCCATGACACCACATACATCAGGAACTACCTTGTCCGCACAAGCACGATATGCCGCAGGAGTCAGAGAAATATTAGAGTGTTGGTTAGGGAATAAACCTATTAGAGATGAATATCTGATCGTATCTCAAGGCCGTTTAGCTGGAGTTGGTTCTCATTCCTATAGTGCAGGCAATAGTACGACAGGGGCTGAGCAAGCAATAGCATTGGTTTAATTCACCGTTGCTTGCATGGTCTTATTTCTTTGTGTTTCCATTCGACTATGCCGTTGGCTTTTAAAGACAGCGGCAAGCTCTGGGAAATGAGGTATACAGTGGATGATTTAAAATTTAAATACATTCTTTTGGAAGTCTGGTTTTAAACCAACATCCTCTTGACCAAATGAAAAGAAACCTGGATTGTAGATAGGATGTGTTTGCTCAAATTGCTCTAGAAAATCGTCTGTTGTCCTTTCGTTATCCCAAGTTGTATGGTTTGAGTCTATATTCACTGGTTCGATGGATTGATTGGATGTTTCTTGTTTATTTTGCGACATCCCTTGATCCTGATGCTCATATTTTCTTCTTTTTGTCTTAGTATCAATGTCTCTCTCCGAAACGATTGATAGATCAAAATAATCCCTGTGACTAAGCAGCAAATGAATACATGTTGGCATGTCTTTTTCGGAAGAGGAGTCACGTTCTGTGGTACCCCCCACCCTAACTGCATGGGTAAAACACTGACCTTCCTGATTGATTGAAAAATAATTGACAAGTCGGCCGAATCCCTCAAAAACGTAACCTATTTCCAGTTGTTGATTACCCTTTGATAAGGGGAAGGCCAAATTCAACCAGGGATCCATTAAAAACTGTTCATTGACTATTAGTATAAAATGATTATTAAAGGTCGCTAATCGAAGGGAGTGAATTAAGCTTTCTGGTTTTTGTGCCTGGTGTAACAGAAGTGCAAAAACAAAAAAAGCTTTTTCCTGGCAATTACCAAAACCAGAGCCTCTGCTATACAGAGCAATCTTCAGAATTTTATTTAGCCAGGTCAAATCAGTTCTTTCCAGAGTTTCATCAGCGAAAATTTGAGTTAGCTTAACCAGTGAAGCATCGTCTTCATTATCGGTAGGTAAATCACAGGAACTGATGTTTTGTGCCAATTGATTGCCAAGCAGAATCAGCTCCCAGAGTTTTTTTTCTTCAGCATTGAGATGGAATTTATCATTAACTGTCCGGACTTTTGCTTTAACTTCCTGAACTTGAGAATGAGTAAGGGCGGCATACTGATTCGGCTTTTTTGTTTTTTCAGAAGATTTGCAGTGAAGTTCCCTTTTTTTTGAGCGTCTTTCTTGTTGCTGATTAAGTGCTTTTTCTTTCATTTTTTGAAAATCACCTAAAAGGCCGTCCATAAATAATTCCTGTCTATTTTGATCAGTCGCTTTGGCACAGGATTTTTTGAACATGTTACACTCTCTTTATAATAGTTAATTACGATATGACAAGTTGAACCTCTGATGATAATGAGCTGGACTGCTGTAAAAACAGAGCCTGGTTCACTGAGACTGCTATTTTATAAGTTAATTATTAAGATAACATTAATTTTTGCATTTAAATTGGCCTGATGGGATGTATTTTTGTCAAATTGTAAGCG
Above is a genomic segment from Legionella pneumophila subsp. pascullei containing:
- a CDS encoding class I SAM-dependent methyltransferase, which codes for MSKREWPANDYAIGSYIQATVAEEYLSYLKVNPTDRILDIGCGNGAFTKNILMKVPQGSVLGIDASENMLDLAQGMSKEYPNFSVQKADVLTMDFHAQFDYVVSFWCLQWACANIQKAFLNIVNALKPGGKFLTLFPAGDDPFIMSYYALKKSGQFTSLHDFIPPVDYSHLNNLEKKLESLSCQELKVKLCRQSITLPSLDVFRKFVNGIAFYQGQLPNEEIQKINEAMVQYYDNECQAKYHGEYQFNFTIYLVTGEK
- a CDS encoding NAD-dependent formate dehydrogenase, which encodes MFNQSQQKIVCVLYDDPKGGFPPNYARESIPELDQYPDGQSLPAPDSIDFIPGEMLGSVSGELGLRKFLESNGHQFIVTSDKDGPDSVFARELKDATVVISQPFWPAYLTRGRIESAPKLKLAITAGIGSDHVDLQAAMEHNITVCEVTYCNSISVAEHTVMMILALVRDFIPQYNTVIDGGWNIADCVSRSYDLEGMKVGCVAAGRIGLAVLRRLKPFAVKLHYTDRHRLPVQLEQELNLTYHSSVESMVKVCDVVSIHCPLHSETEYLFDERLIKQMRRGSYLINTARGKICDQLAVANALESGHLAGYAGDVWFPQPPAQNHPWRSMPHHAMTPHTSGTTLSAQARYAAGVREILECWLGNKPIRDEYLIVSQGRLAGVGSHSYSAGNSTTGAEQAIALV
- the ceg10 gene encoding Ceg14 family Dot/Icm T4SS effector, which gives rise to MFKKSCAKATDQNRQELFMDGLLGDFQKMKEKALNQQQERRSKKRELHCKSSEKTKKPNQYAALTHSQVQEVKAKVRTVNDKFHLNAEEKKLWELILLGNQLAQNISSCDLPTDNEDDASLVKLTQIFADETLERTDLTWLNKILKIALYSRGSGFGNCQEKAFFVFALLLHQAQKPESLIHSLRLATFNNHFILIVNEQFLMDPWLNLAFPLSKGNQQLEIGYVFEGFGRLVNYFSINQEGQCFTHAVRVGGTTERDSSSEKDMPTCIHLLLSHRDYFDLSIVSERDIDTKTKRRKYEHQDQGMSQNKQETSNQSIEPVNIDSNHTTWDNERTTDDFLEQFEQTHPIYNPGFFSFGQEDVGLKPDFQKNVFKF